CGCGCCGTAGCTGCCCACCGGGCACTTGTTCGCACACACGTCGCCCGTCCAGCCCGGATTGCACATGCAAGCCCCGGTCTCCGGCTGGCACTTTCCGTCGTTCTGGCAGGGACAGTCCTGCTGGCACTGGGCGCCATGCTTCCCGTCCGGACAGCGCATATCGCATCTAGTTGGAGCGGATGATTAGTATGGGTTTTGCGTTGGAGCAGGAGTAAAATGAACCGTAAAATGCGTACGGCTTAAAATCACAGCCACGAAAAATATGCACTGCATTCTACGTTTCATTTTGCCTGATCCTCGGCCAGAAGTTGATGCCATCGTCCACTTACAGGGGACCCGTGAAGCCAGGCGCACACTGGCATTCGCCGGACACGTGGTGGCACTTGCCGCCGTTCTCGCATCGGCACTTCTCGAAGCAGTTGGCCCCGAAGAAGCCCTCCGGACAGGTGTCCGCACAGCGGTCTCCGGTGTAGCCCTTGGCGCACTCGCAGTCGCCTGAAAAGGGCTCACACACCGCGTTGTTCAGGCAGTCGCACTGCATCGAGCAGTTCCTGCCGTACCAGCCGGGTGGGCAATCTACCGAAGATGGACACAAACTTGGTTAGCTGCGGTTACGGATCACAGGGTACGGGTTCGACAGTtagttgctgtttgttttcttgcttttgccttttgcttgCTAGCCACGAGAAGCCCAGGAGCCGGACGAAGTTCCGCTCCCGGATGCTCCCGCTTTGGTGGAGGGAATTAGTGACCGAAAGCCTGCTTGCACCTGGATAACTGAGCCGGAGTGAGCTGCATGGTTGTGTGAGACAGTGGAGTGTAGGTGTGGGTGGTCGGAGTTAGATTTGGGGTCATGGTGGCAAATTAAaaggacaaacaaacaaaagctacaaagcaACGTAAAGCTGAAGTACAACTACAGAGACACTACGTGCAGATCTTTGGTAGTCCAAAGATAGAATGCCCTTGCAGAGGCCATACACTACATATACTATTTGAATATTCTGGTTTTTAATAGGttaatcattgtcttcttgtCTATTGttaaaacattcaatttgGATGAGAATACAAATGACCGCGAACAGATTAGTAATCCATTCGCCTTTCTTTCATGAAGTAGGAGTGCCTGTTGCTCGGCCCCGGCAGCAAAACGTGGGCTCGGAACTCCTCCATGTTGAATTCGTTGGGTGTGTAGACAAAAGGTTCCTTGATCACCGACACTGAACTCACTTTCTTCACCAGCTCTTCGACTGGAGAGTCGTCCTTCGTCACTTTTTTCGTGATGCCGAGCACCTTCCAAATATCGTACTCCGACTCCTCCGCCACCAGAGACTGTGCCCGGAGGCTTCGGACACTTGGCGTTGGGGTCGGGCAGTACGGCAAGCACTCCTTCTTCTTCGCCATGTCGTTTTCTACCTTCTGCACCATCGGATGCTTCAGCGTCTTGGCAAACTCCAACACATCGGCGATGCTGGGGAAGCGCTTCGTATCGGTGACGAAGCTGTTTTCGCCATAGATGTTTCGCCTGACTGCCACGTTTGCCTCAAACTCTTCTTTCTCGTCCAAGTCGCAGTCGCGACAGTCAAAATGGGTAACATGCTTGTTAACGGCCAGGGCACATATAAGTCGTATGCCCAGCTTCGAGCCTAAAGGAATGGCCACCATTTTCAGCCGACGAAGTGGTTCGTGATGACGCAGAAGATAGCCTAGTTGGTCCACAACAATCCGAGGATTCGCCTCGATACCGGACACATCAAGCTCCTCCACGTGCTCGGTGTCCCTGATGCCGTTGCACAAGATGGACAGAGATTCCCCGCTCAACTTGTTGTGGGCCAAGCCCAAATACTCCAGTCTGGAGAGGTTCGTTCGCTGCAGTGCCTCGCCGATGGCCGACATGGCCCGCGTATCCAGTCGATTGTACTCCAGCTCTAGGGACTTCAGCATGCAAAGCCGCTCCACCAGAGTTCCCAACTCGGGGCCACAGTCGTCAGTCATCTGGTTGTACCCAAAGTCCACCACCTCGAGCAAGGGCAACGTGCGCAGCGCGCGGCACACGGTGTATAGCTTGAAGTTACTCAGTCGGCTGTTTCGAAACCGGAAgatctgcagctgctgcagtgcCACCAACCCTCTAGCCAGACGAACCATGTCCTTGACCGAAAAGAGCACGTTCCGCTCGTGGTACTGCCTACCCAAAGCCGGACCAAGGAACTCCAGGTTCAACGATACCAGGTTGACAAAGTGGCGCAGAAAGCTTAGATCGATGTGGGTGCAGTCCTCCTCCGGATACTTCACTTGTTGTAGATGCGCCAGATACCTCTGCTTGTTGCGTTTGTCCAAAACCCTGTCATCGCCGTCGTCCGGTTCCGGCTCTACGCGGATATCGAAGACGCCTTTTATTCGCTGCCttcgtttctttttctttttgggttcTGGCTCCTTGGGCTTCCGCATCGCGGACCGACGTCGCCTGCGCTCCTCGTGCTCCGCATCCCTGGCCGCCTTGAGATCCCGCAATCGTTGGCGGGCGACGTTCCGCTCGTGTCGACGTTTGCGACGCTCGTTGTCGGAGTCATCTTCATCGCCGGAAAAGTTTATCTTAATTTCTGTGTTGAATCCAATAGCCTTTTTCTGTGCACGCGTGGTGGAACCTgcctcctcctcttcttcctccccctcctcctcgACGTCTTCGGGGGTCATTGGCTCGTCACTGGAAATTTCCAAGCTACCAGACTCCTCGGAGGATATATCCGGCTCCAAATCGTTTTCCCCACGTTCTGCTTTCCGGAAGGCATACTCCGACTGCGGTTGCAGGTGCCGAATGTCCATGGAGCGCACGTGATCCTTTATCAGCGCGGCCAGTTCGGTCATCTCTTGCTCTGGCCAAAGGGCGGCCGGACAGGCCTCCACCAGCTCCACGTACTTCAAGCTCAGTCCCTTGCCGCGCCAGTCGTAATCCTGCAAACTCTTCAGTGCAAGGCATGTCTCGGAACTCTTAGCTAGGACCACCCGCCTCC
This genomic interval from Drosophila teissieri strain GT53w chromosome 3L, Prin_Dtei_1.1, whole genome shotgun sequence contains the following:
- the LOC122618659 gene encoding uncharacterized protein LOC122618659; amino-acid sequence: MEDEDTDYLPLPNINSLSIPNDPVLLAVYELYKSPLTANRNLLSERNRETFAEAFNDADQVPTLAELCVRQMAKRGNADVPDAVRQDPRKMRVHYDSLDVDLPLRECYFVEDASFWRRVVLAKSSETCLALKSLQDYDWRGKGLSLKYVELVEACPAALWPEQEMTELAALIKDHVRSMDIRHLQPQSEYAFRKAERGENDLEPDISSEESGSLEISSDEPMTPEDVEEEGEEEEEEAGSTTRAQKKAIGFNTEIKINFSGDEDDSDNERRKRRHERNVARQRLRDLKAARDAEHEERRRRRSAMRKPKEPEPKKKKKRRQRIKGVFDIRVEPEPDDGDDRVLDKRNKQRYLAHLQQVKYPEEDCTHIDLSFLRHFVNLVSLNLEFLGPALGRQYHERNVLFSVKDMVRLARGLVALQQLQIFRFRNSRLSNFKLYTVCRALRTLPLLEVVDFGYNQMTDDCGPELGTLVERLCMLKSLELEYNRLDTRAMSAIGEALQRTNLSRLEYLGLAHNKLSGESLSILCNGIRDTEHVEELDVSGIEANPRIVVDQLGYLLRHHEPLRRLKMVAIPLGSKLGIRLICALAVNKHVTHFDCRDCDLDEKEEFEANVAVRRNIYGENSFVTDTKRFPSIADVLEFAKTLKHPMVQKVENDMAKKKECLPYCPTPTPSVRSLRAQSLVAEESEYDIWKVLGITKKVTKDDSPVEELVKKVSSVSVIKEPFVYTPNEFNMEEFRAHVLLPGPSNRHSYFMKERRMDY